From Thalassotalea euphylliae, the proteins below share one genomic window:
- a CDS encoding RNA polymerase sigma factor FliA, with the protein MEQHSVLVKRIAYHLLARLPASVIVDDLIQSGMIGLLEAANNFDGSKGASFETFAGIRIRGAMLDEIRKGDWTPRSVHKNSRMVSDAIKALEAELGRDVTDSEVAAKLNLSLNEYHHILNEVSTGKIIGIEDLGVTDDVISFDEEFQEDDPYHAIEQVTFKKTLTECISTLPEREALVLSLYYDEELNLKEIGQVLDVSESRVSQIHSQAMHRLKARMQSWQS; encoded by the coding sequence ATCGAACAGCATAGCGTGCTGGTTAAGCGTATTGCCTATCACTTGTTGGCGAGGCTGCCAGCCAGTGTTATCGTCGACGACTTAATTCAATCCGGCATGATTGGTCTGTTGGAAGCGGCCAATAATTTTGACGGTAGTAAAGGTGCTAGCTTTGAAACCTTCGCTGGTATCCGCATTCGCGGCGCGATGCTCGACGAAATTCGCAAAGGCGATTGGACACCGCGCTCTGTCCACAAAAATAGCCGTATGGTTAGCGATGCGATAAAAGCACTTGAAGCTGAGTTGGGACGTGATGTTACCGACTCAGAAGTCGCAGCTAAACTAAATCTCTCCCTCAACGAATATCATCATATTCTCAACGAAGTAAGTACTGGCAAAATCATTGGCATTGAAGATTTAGGTGTCACTGACGATGTCATCAGCTTTGATGAAGAATTTCAAGAAGATGATCCATATCATGCGATTGAACAAGTAACCTTCAAAAAAACGTTAACAGAGTGTATTTCGACTTTACCTGAGCGAGAAGCTTTAGTACTGTCCCTCTATTATGACGAAGAATTAAATTTGAAAGAAATCGGGCAAGTTCTTGACGTAAGTGAGTCAAGAGTAAGCCAGATTCACAGTCAAGCGATGCATCGATTAAAAGCACGTATGCAATCTTGGCAAAGTTAA
- the cheY gene encoding chemotaxis response regulator CheY, which produces MDKNMKVLVVDDFSTMRRIVKNLLRDLGFTNIQEADDGSTALPMLQGGDFDFVVTDWNMPGMQGIDLLKAIRADENLAHIPVLLITAEAKKEQIVMAAQAGVNGYIVKPFTAATLKEKLDKIFERLG; this is translated from the coding sequence TTGGATAAAAATATGAAAGTACTTGTTGTTGATGATTTTTCAACAATGAGACGAATTGTTAAGAACTTATTACGCGATTTAGGCTTTACTAATATTCAAGAAGCGGATGACGGCAGTACAGCGCTGCCTATGTTACAAGGCGGTGATTTTGATTTTGTTGTTACCGACTGGAACATGCCGGGTATGCAAGGTATCGATCTATTGAAAGCGATTCGCGCTGATGAGAACTTAGCACATATTCCGGTATTGCTGATTACCGCAGAAGCGAAAAAAGAGCAGATCGTTATGGCGGCGCAAGCGGGTGTTAACGGATACATTGTTAAGCCGTTTACTGCTGCGACGCTAAAAGAGAAATTAGACAAAATTTTTGAGCGTTTGGGATAA
- a CDS encoding protein phosphatase CheZ: MSKLSTGKISLEQAKSLVAFIENGEQEKADTLLAEIQNPINSELFAEIGKLTRQLHDSMMNFQLDSRLNDLANADIPDAKERLNYVISRTEDAANKTMDAVESIFPVVDTIQEQVKAVNPLWQKLMHNELNLGEFKALCKDIDKLLKTTSSETEHMHALMTDVLMAQDFQDLTGQVIRKVIDLVREVEESLINMLTAFGVTEDEQKDKATLKTGENLVEGPIVNTDERDDVVSGQDDVDDLLSSLGF; the protein is encoded by the coding sequence ATGAGTAAACTGTCTACTGGAAAGATTAGTTTAGAACAGGCAAAGTCATTAGTGGCGTTTATCGAAAATGGCGAGCAAGAAAAGGCTGATACTTTACTTGCTGAGATCCAAAACCCGATAAACTCTGAGTTATTTGCAGAGATTGGTAAATTAACCCGTCAGCTGCATGATTCGATGATGAATTTTCAATTGGATTCTCGATTGAATGACTTGGCCAATGCTGATATTCCTGATGCCAAAGAGCGTTTAAATTATGTTATTAGCCGCACGGAAGACGCGGCTAATAAAACCATGGACGCGGTCGAATCCATTTTCCCTGTCGTTGACACCATTCAAGAGCAAGTCAAAGCGGTTAATCCGCTTTGGCAAAAGCTGATGCACAACGAGCTGAATTTGGGGGAGTTTAAAGCGCTTTGTAAAGACATTGACAAGCTGCTGAAAACGACATCATCAGAAACAGAACACATGCATGCGTTAATGACAGACGTATTAATGGCGCAAGACTTCCAAGACTTAACGGGTCAAGTCATCAGAAAAGTGATCGACCTCGTGCGAGAAGTGGAAGAAAGCCTCATTAATATGCTGACTGCTTTTGGTGTGACGGAAGATGAGCAAAAAGATAAAGCAACCCTGAAAACAGGTGAGAACCTAGTTGAAGGGCCGATTGTAAATACTGACGAGAGAGACGACGTTGTATCAGGTCAAGATGACGTTGATGATCTCTTATCTAGCCTAGGATTTTAG